The stretch of DNA TGCTGCGCCAGCGTGGCGAATACCGCTTCCAGCTGCCCTGGCTGGGTGACATCGAGCGGCAGCAGCTGCGCGTCGATCTGCTGCGCCAGCGGCGCCACGTGCGGCAGCGCCTTCTCGTTCAGATACGTGAGCACGACGTCGGCTCCCAGCTTGCGGAAGGCCAACGCGCAGCCCCAGGCGATCGACTGTTCGTTGGCCACGCCAACCACCAGCGCGCGCTTGCCGGTCAGGATCGGATAGACAGTTTCTGTACTCATGCCGCCTCCACTACTTCCAGCGCATGGCGCGCGATCATCAATTCTTCGTTGGCCGGCACTACCCAGACGGCGACTTTACTATCCACCTTGCTGATCCGGACGATGCCGCCGCCACTGACGTTGACGTTCGCCGCCTCGTCCAGCTGCACGCCGAGCCAGGCCGCGTCGTGGCAGACCGCAGCGCGCAAGGACACGCTGTTTTCGCCGATACCGCCGGAGAAGACCAGCGCATCGATACCGCCCAGCGCCGCCGCCAGCGAACCCAGTTCGCGACCGATGCGGTACACCATCAACGCAATCGCCGCTTTGGCGCGCGGATCATCGCTCTGCTCCAGCGTGCGCATGTCCGACGAAATGCCGGACACGCCCAGAAGGCCGGATTGCTGGTACATCAGCTTCTGCACCGCCGCCACATCCATGCCCAACTCCTGCATCAGATACAGCACCACGCCCGGATCGAGCGCACCGCAGCGGGTACCCATCGGCAGGCCATCAACGGCGGTGAAGCCCATGGTGCTGGCCATGCTGCGGCCCGCGTCCATGGCGCACATGCTGGCGCCGTTGCCCAGATGCGCCGCCACCACGCGCGCACGCGCCAGGCCGGCATCCGCTTGCGGCAGCACACTGGCGATGTATTCGTAAGAGAGTCCATGGAAGCCGTAGCGGCGCACGCCCAGCTCCGTGATATTCGCCGGCAGCGCAAACTCCTGCGCCTCGACCGGCTGGCCGACGTGGAATGCGGTATCGAAGCAGCCGATCTGCGGCACATGCGGCGCCATCGCCAGCACCGAGCGCACCGGTGCCAGGTTATGCGGCAGATGCAGCGGCGCCAGCGGCATCAGCTTTTCCAGCTCATCGACCAGCGCTGCGGTCAGCACGACTGGCTTGCTGTGCGCCACACCGCCATGCACGATGCGGTGGCCAACCGCCACCACCCGATGCCCGTCCAGATGCGTTTGCGCGAAGTCGATCAGGAAACGCATGCCGCCTTCGTGATCCAGCGGGCCGTCGCGCCAGTGGCGTTCTCCCACTACGGCGTTGTCCGCATCCTGTGCGATGAAACGGGCCACGCCGCTGTACAGGTTCTCGATCTTGCCGCGCATGGTCAGGTCCAGCGCGGGTCCGCTGTACATCGAGAACTTGATGCTGGAAGAACCAGCGTTAATGACGATGACGCTATCGTTGGCCAGCATGGCGTCAGCTCCCCAGAATACGTGCACCAGACAGTTTGCTGTGC from Duganella dendranthematis encodes:
- a CDS encoding acetate/propionate family kinase, whose protein sequence is MLANDSVIVINAGSSSIKFSMYSGPALDLTMRGKIENLYSGVARFIAQDADNAVVGERHWRDGPLDHEGGMRFLIDFAQTHLDGHRVVAVGHRIVHGGVAHSKPVVLTAALVDELEKLMPLAPLHLPHNLAPVRSVLAMAPHVPQIGCFDTAFHVGQPVEAQEFALPANITELGVRRYGFHGLSYEYIASVLPQADAGLARARVVAAHLGNGASMCAMDAGRSMASTMGFTAVDGLPMGTRCGALDPGVVLYLMQELGMDVAAVQKLMYQQSGLLGVSGISSDMRTLEQSDDPRAKAAIALMVYRIGRELGSLAAALGGIDALVFSGGIGENSVSLRAAVCHDAAWLGVQLDEAANVNVSGGGIVRISKVDSKVAVWVVPANEELMIARHALEVVEAA